A window of Acidobacteriota bacterium genomic DNA:
CCACACCCCAGAGCGGCGCCTCGAGGAGAACGTCGTAGGAGTGACCCCGCCCGGAGCGCTCCTTCACCAGCTCGGCGCCGCGGACGATGCCACTCACCCGCTCGACGAAGTCGGGGCGATCGCCGACGCGCGTGTCGGCCGTGGCCCGGACCTTCCGGATGATCTCGAGCATGCGGCGCCTGGCGAGGATCTGGCCCGTGCGGGAGAGAGCGGGGTTCGGCTGGTCGGGCGGGTTCCCCGTGCGATCGACGGCCCGCCCCCAGGCCCCGACGATGCCGCGCCCCCAATCGACGTAGCCGTCGGTGAAATTCTGGACGTAGGGCTCGGGGATCGAAGCGGGAGGGGCGCCCCCCTGCGCCATCGAGCGCTGCGTGGAGAGGGCGAGGAGGAGCGCCGCCGCGGTCAGCAGGAGATGCGACCGCGGCGGGGCGGGCCTGACACCGGCTTGCGCCCGGGTCATGAAGCGTCGGTGGGGGCTTCCGCGGCGGGAATGGTCGCCTGCGGCTCCGCCTTCGACACCGGCGGCGCGGACGGCGTCGCGGAGCCTGCCGGCGCCGGCGCGGCCGCGGCGGACTGACCCGCCGCGTCGGGCGCGGCCCCCTCGGCCTTGTCCTTGTTGAGCGAGCTCAGATCGAGGAAGTTGCCGAACGATTTCCCCTGGGGCCCGGATCCGCCGCGAGGGCGCGAGTCCCCCTCGGGGCGCGGCCCCGAGTGCCGGGAGGCGTCGGCGCCCGGCGCGCCGCCGGGGCGTCCCTGCGGCGGGCCGCCGGGGCCGAAGCGCGGAGGCCTGGCGCCGCCGGGCCGGTGCTCGCCCGCGCGATCGCCCATGGGCCGGCTCGGCCGCGGGCCGCGGAAGTCCTCGTCGCCGGGCCGGGCCATCGCAACGGTGGTGACCGCGTGCTTGAAGACCATCTGGTCCCCGTTGCGGGTCTCCAGGATGACCGTGAACTTGTCGAAGGAGCGGATGAGCCCCGAGATCCGCTGACCGTTCGTCAGGAAGACGGTGATGCGCGTGTGGTTCTTGCGCGCGTTGTTGAAGAAATCGTTCTGGATGTTCAGCGAACTGTCTTCCACGTGCTCAACGGTGTCCATCGTGGGACTCCCCCGGGGCTTCCATCCGGAGCGCGATCGCGTCGACGATCTCGGCGAACCGCTCCTCGGGACGCTCCCTGAATTCGTACCAGATCACATCCGGCTCGCGCCGGAACCACGTCAGCTGGCGCTTAGCGTAGCGCCGCGTGTTCCTCTTGACCAGCGCCATCGTCGCGGGGAGGTCTCCCCCCCCCCGGAGGTGGGCCATCACCTCCCGGTAGCCGAGGGCCTTGAGCGCGTTCGCGGCGGCGGGAACTCCCGACGCGAGGAGCCCGCGCACCTCCGCGACGAGATCCCCCTCGCCGAAGAAGGCGTCCACCCGGCCGTCGATCCGCCGGCTCAGCACCTCCCTGGGCGCGGTGATCCCGACCTTGATCGCGTCGTAGCGATCGCCGGCGAACGGCTGCGCGGCGACGAGCGCCGAGTACGGCCGGCCGGTCGAAAGGACGACCTCGATCGCGCGGACGATTCTCTGGGTGTCCTTCCCGGGGAGGGCGCGCGCCGCGGCCGGGTCGAGGGCCTGGAGCATCCGGTGGAGCGCCCCCTCGTCGCGCCGCCCCGCCCAGGCCTTCAGCGCCGCGCGGGCCGACGCGTCGCGCCGCGGGAGATCCGTGAGCCCTCGAAGGAGCGCCCTCACATAGAGACCCGTCCCCCCCACCACGACCGCCGGCCGTCCTCCGGCCGCCACCCGCGCGATGGCGTCCTGCGCGAGCCGGGCGTAGTCGCCGGCGGAGAAATCGACCGCGGGGTCGGCGACGTCGATCAGATGATGGGGGATCGCCTCGCGGTCGGCGCGGGGGGGCTTCCCGGTCGCCGCGTCGAGCCCCCTGTAGACCTGCGCCGAGTCGGCGCCGACGATCTCGCCGCCGAAGCGCCGCGCGATCGCGAGCGCGAGGTCGGACTTTCCCGCCGCGGTGGGCCCGACGATGACGACGATCCGGATCAGCTCTTCAGCCAGGCGACGAAGACCTTTCCGCACCAGTAGACGAGGATCGCGAGCCCGGCAAGGGCGGTCCCGGCGTAGCGGCGGCGCAGCGCCGCGTCGTCATTCTCAGCCAACGGTCGGGCTCTTGCGAAGCTCCTTCAGGCGCCGGACCACGATCTCCTCGTGGTCGGCCCCGAGCGTCCGCTTCACCGCGAGAAGCTCGGAGTAGAGCAGCTCGTTCAGGCCGCCGACGAGCATCTCGTGACGGCTCTTGCCGCGGAGAAGCTGGAGGTTGCGGCCGAGCGCCTCCTCGGCGAGCGTGCCGTCCTTTCCGAGCGCGACCTTGTTGAAGAGCGTGGCGTTCGACTCGCGCACCTCGCGCAGGTACTTCTCGAGCACGTGCTCTGCGATCGGACCGACCTCCTTGATCATATAGGCGTACAGGAAGGCGAACATCTCGTTGTACGCGCGGATCATGACGCGCGAGTCGGCTCCCGGCGGCTCGGCCGGGATCGGGCCCGTGTCCACGGGATCGGATCTCCCCTGCCGGGTGCAGCCCACGAGGGACAGGAGGGCGAGAATCGATCGGGTGGCGTCGTCCCCGAGCTCGCTGAACCTCCCTATCTCGGCCGCCGTCCGGCGCCCGTTGACCAGCCCGAGGACGTACCGCTCGTGAGGCAGGAGCGGAGGGGGCTCGCCTCCCTCGGAGAAGGTGATGTGCTCGAAGACCACATCCGGCTCGGGGAGGCGCGACGCGAGGAGATCCCTCCCCTCGACGTCGCGGAGGTTCCGGAGGAGGAGATCGACGATGTCGAGGTCGACCGTGAGCCAGTCCGGGGGGGGCATGGGCCCCTCGTCGAACGCGAAGTTCCCCTCGTCCCATGCGAGGACGCTGCGGATCACCGCGCGGACCCGCCGCTCGGTCCACTCGCACAGCCCGGCCGGCGTCAGAGCCCCCACCTGGATCAGGGCGCGCCCGGGCCGCGATCCCGCCGCGATCAGCGACTCGCAGGCCGCAACCTGATCGGCCCCGAGGGGGACGGCCGCCGCCACGAGCGACAGCAGCGACTCGCCGGGGTCGTTCGATTCCGCCGCGACCACCCTCCCGCGGCGCACGTACAGCCCCTTGGTCATGTCGGCGGACGTGATCTGGAGCAGCCCCGTCTTCCCGGACTCCCGGAAGAATTTGAGGATCTCGGGCTGGTTGAAGGGAGTGAGCCGACCCTTGAAGGCGCCTAGCGTCATTTGGAGTCCAGAGTGTCGCCGCTCCGAGGATCCGTGGCGATCGAGAGATCGCGCAAGACGTGCGCGCATGGTAGTTTCGGGCTCGGCCGCCCGTCAACCGCGGGCATGGGCGGCTTGACGGTCCGGCGAATGTCCTCTCTAATAGCCGTGTTCGCCCCGCCCGCAAGTCAACCCATTCGGAGGTCTTCAGAAGATGATGAAGCGTATGTTCGCACTGGCCCTGCCCGTGGCACTCCTCCTCGCGACCGTGACGTTCGCCGCCCAGCAGGGCGGGGAGGTGCACCGGGGAGAGATCATGGGCATCGACACGGCCGCCAAGACGCTCACCGTGAAGATCGTCTCCAACGGCGACAAGATGAACCACGTCTACACCGTTCAGGACGGGGTCACGGTCATCCGGGACGCGAACCTCAAGACGATCACCTTTGCCGACCTCAAGAACGGCATGCACGTGCAGGTCGACAGCACGAGGAAGGGCGGAGATCGCATCGCAACGCAGATAACGATCAAGACCACCAAGGGGTCCAAGAAGAAGTAATGAAGCTCCGGTCGATCGCCCGGGTGGTGCTGGCGCTCGCCGCGGCGGGCGCCGCCGCCCGGGCGGACGGCCTCTCCGCCGCCACGAACCCCCAGGCCGGCCGCGCGTTCGTCTTCAGCGGCGCGACCGGGCAGTTGGTCCTCACGCTGAACGCCCCCGACGTGACCTCCGGCGGCCGTTTCGGAGAGACGGTCGCCGGGATCGGCGACGTGGACGGAGACGCGGTCCCCGACATCGCCGTCGGCGCCTCCGGGGTCTCCGAGGGAAAGCTCAAGCGCTGCGGACGCGTGTACATCTTCTCCGGTGCGACCGGATCTCTCCTCCGGACGATCTCGGCGCCGGCTCCAGCCGCGGGGATTCGATTCGGGTTCGTCGTGGCCGCCGCCGGGGACGTGAACGGCGACGGGGCGGGCGACCTCGTCGTCGGCGCGCCGCGGGGGAAGACTCCGGGCAAGGGGAAGACGGGGGCCGCCTATCTCTTCAGCGGGATCGACGGCGCGCTCCTCGCCACGCTCTCCCCCCCCCAGCCCCACGCCGGCTCGCAGTTCGGCTCGAGCCTTGCGGCGGGCCGGGACGTCACGGGCGACGGTGCGCCCGACATCCTCGTGGGCGCCCCGGCGGATCCCGTCGGGAGGATCAGCCACAGCGGATCGATCTTCGTCTTCGACAAGCAGGGGATCCTGGAGAGCTCGATCAGCAACCCGTCGCCGCAGGCCGGAGCGCGGTTCGGAGAGAGCGTCTCCGCCACCGGTGACATCGACGGCGACGCCGTCGCCGACCTCGCGGTCGGCGCCGATGGGGAGAGCCTCGCGATCAACGATTTCACCGGGGTCGTCTTTCTCTTCTCGGACGCGGGGGGGACGCCGACGTTTCTCGCCGAGGACCCCTCCGCGACCCGGAAGGAGCTCGCGAACTTCGGGTTCGCCGTGGCGGGCCTTCCCGACGTGAACGCCGACGGCATCGGGGATTTCGCGGCCACGGCCCCCGACGAGGACATCTCGACGCTCGCCTCGGTGGGGCGGCTGTACGTGACGGGAGGCGATCCGAACGCGGTGTCGATCGCGACCTTCGACGATCCGGCCCCCGCGCCGTCCGACTTCCTGGGGGGCTCCCTCGCCGCCCTCCCAGACATCACGGGCGACGCGCTCCCCGAGCTCGCGGTGGGCGCCGAGCTGCACGTCGATCCGAACGGCGTGCGGATCGGTCGCGCCTATGTCGTCGAGGCGAAGAACGGCGCTCTGCGGCTGACGATCGAGTCGCCGACCTCAGACGTCTGCTCGCGGTTCGGATGGGCCGTCGCGGCGACGGCCGACGTGAACGCCGACAACGTCGCCGACGTGATCGTGGGGGCTCCGTTCCAGCGCGTGACCTCGCGCTACGCCTCGCAGACCTGCTTCTGAGGCGCCGGGGGGCTCAGATCGTCCGGAGCGAATCCGACCAGGTGACCGACTCGCGGTAGATGGCTGGGACCGTGTCCTCGTCGAGGCCGAACCGGTCGGTCAGCTTCATCATCTCCTCCCACTCACCGCGCTCGTAGCTCAGCGCCAGATCCAGGGGATCGCGCAGAGGGGAGTCCGTCCCCGTCAGCGCGCCGCGGACCTCCGCCGAGAGGGCCATTCCCTTGACGACCTCGGCGAGCGGCCGATCGACGAGAGCGTCCACCGCCGAGAGAAGCCCCACGAGGAACAGGTCGAGCTCGCGCTCCTCCATGCGGATGTGCGGCGCGAGCAGCTCGCAGAAGCGCGCGCGCATCAGGCTCGTCACGATCAGCTCGGCGGGCTTGTCTGAGGCGAGGCTCGTCAGCGCGACGAGCGAGACCCACTTGCGGATGGGGCGCTCCCCGAGGAGCGTCAGCGCGTGGCGGATCGACTTGATCTCGCAGCGCCAGCCGAAGGCGGCGGAGTTCAGGTACCGGAGCAGCTTCACCGAGAGCGCCACGTCCTGCTTGATGATCGCCTCGAGCCCCTCGTAGACGACCTCGGGGCGGTTGATCTCGTTCAGGAGGCGCAGGTAGTTGACCTTCAGGGCCGGGAGATCCTTTCCGGTGACCATGATCGGGCGGGCGAAGAAGTACCCCTGGAAGTAGGCGTAGCCGGCCTCGAGAGCCTCGTCGAAGTCCTCCCGCGTCTCGACCTTCTCGGCGAGCATCTGGATCCCCCGGGGGCGATGCGCGTCCACCAGCTCGCGGCGCCCCTCCCCTTTCACCTCGGCGAAATCGACCTTGATGAAGTCGGCGATCTCGACGAGCGCGTCGAGCTCGGGGCGCGGGCGATAGTCGTCCAGCGCGATCAGATACCCCTGCTCCTTGAGGGCGCGGCAGGCGGCGAGGACCTCGTCGTCGGCCTCCACCGTCTCGAGCAGCTCGACCACCGCCTGCCGGCTCGGGAGGAGCGAGAGGCTCCCGTCGATCACGACCTCGCGGGAGGCGTTGATGAACCCGCGATGCCGCCCGAGGAGGTTCTCGAAGCCGAAGACGAGCATGCTGTCGCTGATGAGCTTGCGGCTCGCGGCGTCCTGGTCCGGGTGGTGGAAATAGTTCTCGGGGCCGGAGCGGAAGAGGAGCTCGTAGGCGAAGAGATCCTGCCGGCGATCGAGGATGGGCTGGCGCGCGACGAACAGATCGGTGACGACGGGCACTTCCGGCCTCCACGGCGCGCCTAGCGCGCGAGCGGCTCGATCTCGATTCCGGTGTAATAGCGCTTCAGGATCTCGTCGTACCTGGCGCCGCGGAGCGCCATCCCGAAGGCCCCGACCTGGCAGAGGCCGACGCCGTGCCCCCATCCCTTGCCGGTGAAGACGAACGTCTCGACGCGCCCGTCGGCGTCGCGCTGGCGATCCACCACGAAGAGGTTTTCCCGAAGCCCCAGGAGCGTCCGGATGGGGAAGCCGTGAAACGTGAACCGTCCGGCGGATCCCGTGACGACCAGCTCGGCGACCCTTCCCGACACGCCCCGTTTCGTCGGCGTCACGTCGATCAGATCGCCGATCGACGCCCGCTCCCGAATCTTCGCCTGAAGCTCGGCGCGGGTGGTCCGCACCTCCCACTGGTAGACCGCCGTGAAACGATCGTCGCTGGCGCCCTTCACGTTCGCCTTCTGACGGATGAAGTCGGCACGTCCGTCCTTTCCTTGATGCCACGAGATCCGATCCCCCGGAACGAGCGACAGCTCGGCCGCGAGGGAGATTCCGTCCGCCCCTTCCCTGGAGAGCCAGGCCCCCGGCGATGGCTCGATCTCCCGCGCTGCGCCGAGGCTTTTCGCCTCGTCGGCCTCCGGGATGACGAGGAGGCTCGTCCCCCGCCCCCCACGGAAGATCCCCTTGCCGAGACCGGCCGCGTCGTACTTGAGGACCATCCGGTGGAGCGCGCGGTAGAGGAGCGCGCGGGTTGCGGGGGCGAGGAGGTCGTCCCCGGCCGCGAGGCGCGGCGGGAAGATCCCCTCCTTCACGAGCCAGGCGGTCTCGCGGAGCCCCGAGGTGGCCCGCCCCGCGAGGAGGCCTCCGCCGAGGAGCGTCATGACATCGCGCGGATCGAGGAGGAGGTCGACGCGATCCTGCCAGCCGAAGGCCGGGACGAGATAGCGCGCGAGATCGACGGCGGAGGGGTACGCCCCCTGCGGAAGGGGGGGGGAAGACGACGGCTTCCCGCACACGACGAGGGCGCGGGACGTGGCGGCCGAGACCTCGGGGGACGTCGCCGTCTCGGCCATCCGCGCCGGCGCCGCCGTCGCGGGGTCGAAGATCCCGAGGACGTCGAGGAGGGCGAGGCCTTCGTCGAGGCTCGCGCCGTCGGCGCCCGTGACGGGCTGGAGCGGGGCGGCCCCGGTCAGCGTCCGCCTCAGCGACCCGAGCGACGCCTCGTCCGCGTAGCAGTCGATCCCCTTGAGGTAGGGGGCCTTCTCCTGGCTGAAGACGTTGATCGCGTCCTCGGTGTGGCCGCCGCAGGTCGCGGTGTAGAGGGCATTGATGGGCTGGCCGCCGAAGGTGGCGACGAGCCCGGCCGTCTCGGCGACGGCACGGTCGCTCAGGGGGTCCTCCCCCTTGCTCCCCTCGTACACCTGGCACCGAGGGGTGTCGCAGACGTCGTAGCCGTCGGCGGCGAACTGCCCCCGGTTCGCGACCACGTACGTCCGCGCCGCGACCGCCTGCGCCTTGAGCGCCTCGAGCTCGGGGTAGAGCCCGGGGCCCAGCTCGTGCGGGACGACGCCGCGGAGGTAGTCCTCGAGCCCCACGACGTTGACCGCGCGGAGCCGCACGGAGCCGCTGACCAGGACCTCGACGGCGCCGCGGTACGGCCTCCCCTCGACTTCGATCGGCTTGCCCCCCTCCGCGGGCAGCGCGAGAATCGTCCTCGGATCGATCAGGAGGTCGTTGTACTCCTCGTCGACGAGGCGCACTCGAACCTTCCGGCCCGCCGCGGTCGACTCCTCGACGATCCACGTCTCGGCGAAGCCCATCCCCCGGACCTTCTCCTCGATCGGCTGCACCGCCTCGCGCGACGGCGCCTGCCCCACGCGCACGCGGAAGGCGTGGCGATCCGGATCCGGAGTGACCGTGGCCACCTCGCCGGTCTGCGCCTCGAGCTGAGCCCGGAGCGCTTCGGCCTCCTCGGCGTCTCGGAGCGAGGCGACCTGCACGCGGAAGTGGGTCGTCGAGGCGGCGCCGTTCGCCTCCAGGACGACGTGGAGATCCCCCCTGTGCAGGCGGCGCCAGAGATCGCGCCCGGTCTT
This region includes:
- a CDS encoding DUF4388 domain-containing protein, whose amino-acid sequence is MTLGAFKGRLTPFNQPEILKFFRESGKTGLLQITSADMTKGLYVRRGRVVAAESNDPGESLLSLVAAAVPLGADQVAACESLIAAGSRPGRALIQVGALTPAGLCEWTERRVRAVIRSVLAWDEGNFAFDEGPMPPPDWLTVDLDIVDLLLRNLRDVEGRDLLASRLPEPDVVFEHITFSEGGEPPPLLPHERYVLGLVNGRRTAAEIGRFSELGDDATRSILALLSLVGCTRQGRSDPVDTGPIPAEPPGADSRVMIRAYNEMFAFLYAYMIKEVGPIAEHVLEKYLREVRESNATLFNKVALGKDGTLAEEALGRNLQLLRGKSRHEMLVGGLNELLYSELLAVKRTLGADHEEIVVRRLKELRKSPTVG
- a CDS encoding FG-GAP repeat protein; protein product: MKLRSIARVVLALAAAGAAARADGLSAATNPQAGRAFVFSGATGQLVLTLNAPDVTSGGRFGETVAGIGDVDGDAVPDIAVGASGVSEGKLKRCGRVYIFSGATGSLLRTISAPAPAAGIRFGFVVAAAGDVNGDGAGDLVVGAPRGKTPGKGKTGAAYLFSGIDGALLATLSPPQPHAGSQFGSSLAAGRDVTGDGAPDILVGAPADPVGRISHSGSIFVFDKQGILESSISNPSPQAGARFGESVSATGDIDGDAVADLAVGADGESLAINDFTGVVFLFSDAGGTPTFLAEDPSATRKELANFGFAVAGLPDVNADGIGDFAATAPDEDISTLASVGRLYVTGGDPNAVSIATFDDPAPAPSDFLGGSLAALPDITGDALPELAVGAELHVDPNGVRIGRAYVVEAKNGALRLTIESPTSDVCSRFGWAVAATADVNADNVADVIVGAPFQRVTSRYASQTCF
- a CDS encoding SpoIID/LytB domain-containing protein — translated: MTARKYITAAAALLMAAALTPAATAAGRPGSRPKPAPIAEASGEKVPLGPLASRGRSGGPVALAIAGPIVRIGLTTDERHVTLSSAGGFHLVDAKTGRDLWRRLHRGDLHVVLEANGAASTTHFRVQVASLRDAEEAEALRAQLEAQTGEVATVTPDPDRHAFRVRVGQAPSREAVQPIEEKVRGMGFAETWIVEESTAAGRKVRVRLVDEEYNDLLIDPRTILALPAEGGKPIEVEGRPYRGAVEVLVSGSVRLRAVNVVGLEDYLRGVVPHELGPGLYPELEALKAQAVAARTYVVANRGQFAADGYDVCDTPRCQVYEGSKGEDPLSDRAVAETAGLVATFGGQPINALYTATCGGHTEDAINVFSQEKAPYLKGIDCYADEASLGSLRRTLTGAAPLQPVTGADGASLDEGLALLDVLGIFDPATAAPARMAETATSPEVSAATSRALVVCGKPSSSPPLPQGAYPSAVDLARYLVPAFGWQDRVDLLLDPRDVMTLLGGGLLAGRATSGLRETAWLVKEGIFPPRLAAGDDLLAPATRALLYRALHRMVLKYDAAGLGKGIFRGGRGTSLLVIPEADEAKSLGAAREIEPSPGAWLSREGADGISLAAELSLVPGDRISWHQGKDGRADFIRQKANVKGASDDRFTAVYQWEVRTTRAELQAKIRERASIGDLIDVTPTKRGVSGRVAELVVTGSAGRFTFHGFPIRTLLGLRENLFVVDRQRDADGRVETFVFTGKGWGHGVGLCQVGAFGMALRGARYDEILKRYYTGIEIEPLAR
- the miaA gene encoding tRNA (adenosine(37)-N6)-dimethylallyltransferase MiaA, with amino-acid sequence MAEELIRIVVIVGPTAAGKSDLALAIARRFGGEIVGADSAQVYRGLDAATGKPPRADREAIPHHLIDVADPAVDFSAGDYARLAQDAIARVAAGGRPAVVVGGTGLYVRALLRGLTDLPRRDASARAALKAWAGRRDEGALHRMLQALDPAAARALPGKDTQRIVRAIEVVLSTGRPYSALVAAQPFAGDRYDAIKVGITAPREVLSRRIDGRVDAFFGEGDLVAEVRGLLASGVPAAANALKALGYREVMAHLRGGGDLPATMALVKRNTRRYAKRQLTWFRREPDVIWYEFRERPEERFAEIVDAIALRMEAPGESHDGHR
- a CDS encoding HDOD domain-containing protein, which translates into the protein MPVVTDLFVARQPILDRRQDLFAYELLFRSGPENYFHHPDQDAASRKLISDSMLVFGFENLLGRHRGFINASREVVIDGSLSLLPSRQAVVELLETVEADDEVLAACRALKEQGYLIALDDYRPRPELDALVEIADFIKVDFAEVKGEGRRELVDAHRPRGIQMLAEKVETREDFDEALEAGYAYFQGYFFARPIMVTGKDLPALKVNYLRLLNEINRPEVVYEGLEAIIKQDVALSVKLLRYLNSAAFGWRCEIKSIRHALTLLGERPIRKWVSLVALTSLASDKPAELIVTSLMRARFCELLAPHIRMEERELDLFLVGLLSAVDALVDRPLAEVVKGMALSAEVRGALTGTDSPLRDPLDLALSYERGEWEEMMKLTDRFGLDEDTVPAIYRESVTWSDSLRTI
- the hfq gene encoding RNA chaperone Hfq — encoded protein: MDTVEHVEDSSLNIQNDFFNNARKNHTRITVFLTNGQRISGLIRSFDKFTVILETRNGDQMVFKHAVTTVAMARPGDEDFRGPRPSRPMGDRAGEHRPGGARPPRFGPGGPPQGRPGGAPGADASRHSGPRPEGDSRPRGGSGPQGKSFGNFLDLSSLNKDKAEGAAPDAAGQSAAAAPAPAGSATPSAPPVSKAEPQATIPAAEAPTDAS